One window from the genome of Kaistella carnis encodes:
- the rho gene encoding transcription termination factor Rho → MFNIETLRSKSDTDLTKITSDLGVKLAKNSTENDKIFAILDFQASNTKVAKEYFNATESPMNTEEPKVPAPKKPAAKKAAPKKKVEKPTEVSEELAPKVATVESTEESNEKKPAGNEEVGEVKATNTNQQKKKRQRVTPPAKESSAENESEVKVKEVAEVVAETKPEQQKPQHQNQNQHSNQNQNVNQNQNTNPNQSGNGNQSGNQNRPQHQSKNPNQNRNQNKNQNNGDSQEEPAKKEFSFDGLVTIDGVLEILPDNYGFLRSSDFSYISSPDDVYVSTNQIRNYGLKTGDTVRGIVRLPKEGEKYFSLLKPTEVNGRDLEFIKDRVAFEFLTPLFPEEKFNLTGKNATPSTRIVDLFTPIGKGQRAMIVAQPKTGKTMLLKEIANSISANHPEAYMMILLIDERPEEVTDMERSVNAEVIASTFDEPAEKHVKVANLVLSKAQRMVECGHDVVILLDSITRLARAYNTVTPASGKILSGGVDANALHKPKRFFGAARNIEGGGSLTIIATALIDTGSKMDEVIFEEFKGTGNMELQLDRKIANKRIYPAIDLTSSSTRRDDLLLEDTVQQRMWILRKYLADMNPVEAMEFVNKSIKNTLNNEEFLMSMNR, encoded by the coding sequence ATGTTCAACATTGAAACGTTAAGGTCTAAATCCGACACGGACTTGACCAAAATCACCAGCGATCTGGGCGTTAAACTTGCTAAAAACAGCACCGAAAACGACAAAATTTTTGCTATTCTGGATTTTCAAGCTTCCAATACGAAAGTAGCAAAAGAATATTTCAACGCGACAGAATCCCCTATGAATACAGAAGAACCAAAAGTGCCTGCTCCGAAAAAGCCTGCAGCAAAAAAAGCCGCTCCTAAAAAGAAAGTGGAAAAACCAACAGAGGTTTCTGAAGAACTTGCTCCAAAAGTTGCCACAGTTGAATCCACGGAGGAATCAAATGAGAAGAAGCCGGCTGGAAATGAGGAGGTCGGAGAGGTAAAAGCAACAAATACAAATCAGCAAAAGAAAAAAAGACAGCGCGTAACACCGCCGGCTAAAGAATCTTCTGCAGAAAATGAGTCTGAAGTTAAAGTGAAAGAGGTTGCCGAAGTTGTAGCGGAGACGAAGCCGGAGCAACAAAAACCGCAACACCAAAATCAAAACCAGCATTCTAATCAGAATCAGAACGTTAACCAGAATCAAAATACCAATCCAAATCAATCCGGAAATGGTAACCAAAGCGGCAATCAAAACCGACCGCAACATCAAAGTAAAAATCCTAACCAAAATAGAAACCAGAACAAAAATCAAAACAACGGCGATTCTCAGGAAGAGCCGGCTAAAAAAGAATTTAGCTTTGACGGTCTGGTAACAATCGACGGCGTACTGGAAATCCTTCCAGATAATTACGGATTTCTTCGTTCTTCGGATTTCTCCTACATTTCTTCGCCCGACGATGTTTATGTTTCAACCAATCAGATTAGAAACTACGGACTGAAAACAGGTGATACAGTAAGAGGAATTGTAAGATTGCCGAAAGAAGGGGAGAAATATTTTTCTTTATTAAAGCCAACAGAAGTGAACGGCAGAGATTTAGAATTTATTAAAGACCGCGTGGCATTCGAATTTTTAACGCCACTTTTTCCGGAAGAAAAATTTAATCTAACTGGAAAAAACGCAACGCCTTCTACCAGAATTGTCGATTTATTTACACCAATCGGAAAAGGGCAGCGTGCGATGATCGTTGCACAGCCGAAAACTGGTAAAACCATGTTGTTGAAAGAAATTGCGAATTCAATTTCAGCCAATCACCCGGAAGCCTATATGATGATCTTGCTCATCGACGAAAGACCGGAAGAGGTAACCGATATGGAAAGAAGTGTAAATGCAGAAGTTATTGCTTCCACTTTTGATGAGCCGGCAGAAAAACACGTAAAAGTTGCAAATTTGGTCTTGTCTAAAGCACAGAGAATGGTAGAATGTGGTCACGATGTGGTGATTTTGTTAGATTCGATCACGCGTTTAGCCAGAGCTTATAACACGGTAACACCAGCATCCGGTAAAATTTTATCGGGAGGAGTTGATGCCAATGCATTGCATAAACCGAAACGTTTTTTTGGTGCGGCCAGAAATATTGAAGGCGGTGGTTCATTAACCATTATTGCAACAGCCTTAATTGATACGGGTTCAAAAATGGATGAGGTGATCTTTGAAGAATTTAAAGGAACCGGAAACATGGAGTTGCAACTCGATCGAAAAATTGCCAATAAGCGAATTTATCCGGCAATTGATTTAACTTCTTCGAGTACAAGAAGAGACGATTTGCTATTAGAAGATACCGTTCAGCAAAGAATGTGGATCTTAAGAAAGTATTTAGCAGATATGAATCCCGTAGAAGCGATGGAATTTGTAAACAAAAGCATTAAAAATACTTTGAATAATGAAGAGTTTTTAATGTCGATGAACAGATAG
- a CDS encoding DUF4293 family protein, with the protein MLQRIQTVWIFLAILGAVFLFVTGQDFSLFGPVPFISITCVALVLFGFISILSYKERKRQILLNNISLIINALLLGLLAYWLLTLPGGMNFPEKGIEPLFPLLSIVCLLIANVFIRKDERLVKSVDRLR; encoded by the coding sequence ATGTTGCAGAGAATACAGACCGTTTGGATATTTTTAGCGATTTTGGGAGCCGTGTTCCTATTCGTGACTGGACAGGATTTTTCCCTGTTTGGTCCGGTTCCTTTTATATCAATTACCTGTGTTGCACTTGTATTATTTGGGTTCATCAGTATATTAAGTTACAAAGAACGTAAAAGACAAATTTTGCTGAATAACATCAGCCTTATTATAAACGCTTTGTTGCTCGGTTTATTGGCGTACTGGTTACTCACCTTACCCGGAGGAATGAATTTTCCTGAGAAGGGTATTGAGCCACTATTTCCCTTACTATCGATAGTTTGTTTGCTTATTGCAAACGTATTTATTCGAAAAGACGAAAGGCTCGTAAAATCTGTAGACAGACTCCGCTAA
- a CDS encoding M28 family peptidase has protein sequence MPKISMIIALLCVTLFSAQEVSKQRVTDVLSTLASDEMKGREIGTPENDSAAIYIAKRFEENNLDYCTGNSFLVPFDYKGKTVYNVCGIKKGKSEKTLAFTAHFDHIGTTDQPGDKVFNGADDNASGVTAVIGLADFFKTNKPEFSMMFIAFNGEEKGMKGSKAISNIENLQTQYQNISALFNFEMLATVSKFGPNALYMTGDEFSDLDELFNAKAENGLKINPDPYIGQQLFYRSDNVSFVKKKVIAHSFSTVDMNSASHYHQLNDDVDIVDFDNLTQIINNLGKTFQKLTPKNFAPKYNETVNYN, from the coding sequence ATGCCAAAAATCTCAATGATCATTGCGCTCCTCTGCGTTACTTTATTTTCTGCGCAAGAAGTTTCTAAACAAAGAGTTACTGATGTTCTTTCTACTTTAGCTTCCGATGAAATGAAAGGTCGCGAAATCGGAACACCCGAAAACGATTCTGCTGCAATCTACATCGCCAAACGTTTTGAAGAGAATAATTTGGATTACTGTACAGGAAACTCTTTTTTGGTTCCTTTTGATTATAAAGGTAAAACAGTGTATAATGTATGTGGAATTAAAAAAGGAAAAAGCGAAAAAACTTTAGCTTTTACGGCTCATTTTGATCATATCGGAACTACAGATCAACCGGGCGATAAGGTTTTTAATGGCGCAGATGATAACGCAAGCGGTGTTACTGCCGTGATCGGTTTGGCAGATTTCTTTAAAACAAATAAACCTGAATTTTCAATGATGTTTATCGCCTTTAATGGAGAAGAGAAAGGAATGAAAGGATCAAAAGCTATTTCAAACATAGAAAATTTGCAAACACAATATCAAAACATTTCAGCTTTATTTAACTTTGAAATGTTGGCTACCGTTTCAAAATTCGGACCCAATGCTTTATATATGACAGGTGATGAATTCTCCGATCTTGATGAACTTTTTAACGCAAAAGCGGAGAATGGACTGAAAATAAATCCCGATCCTTACATAGGTCAACAACTTTTTTACAGATCAGATAATGTGAGCTTCGTAAAAAAGAAAGTAATTGCCCACTCTTTTTCCACTGTTGATATGAACTCTGCTTCCCATTACCATCAATTAAACGATGATGTAGATATTGTAGATTTTGATAATTTGACCCAGATCATTAATAATCTTGGAAAGACGTTTCAAAAATTAACACCGAAGAACTTTGCACCAAAGTATAATGAAACGGTTAATTACAATTAA
- a CDS encoding ABC transporter ATP-binding protein, translating to MKPFQRILYFAKPHQKYLFASMFCNIMYSVLNIFSVATMLPILGLMFGTVEKVDTSKPPVNTGRIVDFFGYAKDWAYYSIQIKIDQHGAVQVLAILCAITAAAFLLRNLFRYLGSYLLVNYRVGITKDLRTAMYDKFLKLPVSFFTEKRKGDMMSRISNDIGGVEGGIMGSLVDVINAPFMIITSLITLFILSPQLTLFSLLVFPVMGGLISWVGKSLKRQATAAQEELGNLFSLVDETLKSSKVIKIFNADKILKNRFNTTTNNWQKYAIGMSRRREMASPMSEFLGSVTILIITWFAGVQILTEQTMEPETFLVFIGMFFQILDPSKKLASAISNIQGGMASLDRVAEVLDYDLKIDEVENPIPISTLKSKIEFKNIGFFYDKDNVILKNFNLTIPKGKTIALVGQSGSGKTTIANLLARFYDVSEGDILVDGENIKNLKVTDYRNLLGMVTQESVLFNDSVFNNILMGKPDATEEEVMAAAKIANAHEFIDHLPEKYYTNIGDDGNKLSGGQKQRVSIARAVLKNPPIMILDEATSALDTESERFVQDALERMMENRTSLVIAHRLSTIQKADWIVVMERGIIVEQGTHQELFEQKGMYRRLVELQNFG from the coding sequence ATGAAACCTTTCCAAAGAATACTTTATTTCGCCAAACCCCATCAAAAATATCTATTTGCGAGTATGTTTTGCAACATTATGTACTCTGTTTTGAATATTTTTTCGGTCGCCACCATGCTGCCTATTTTAGGTTTAATGTTTGGAACAGTAGAAAAAGTTGACACGTCAAAACCACCGGTAAATACGGGGCGAATCGTCGATTTTTTTGGATATGCAAAAGACTGGGCGTATTACAGCATTCAGATCAAGATTGATCAGCACGGTGCTGTACAGGTTTTAGCTATACTTTGTGCCATCACCGCCGCGGCCTTTTTACTGAGAAATTTGTTTCGATATTTAGGCTCCTATCTTCTGGTAAATTATCGCGTAGGTATTACAAAAGATTTGCGAACTGCGATGTATGATAAGTTTTTGAAACTGCCGGTTTCATTTTTTACTGAAAAGCGAAAAGGTGATATGATGTCCAGGATTTCCAATGACATCGGAGGGGTCGAAGGAGGAATTATGGGAAGTTTGGTGGATGTGATCAATGCGCCTTTTATGATCATCACCTCATTAATTACGTTATTTATTCTATCTCCACAGCTGACACTTTTCTCATTACTCGTTTTTCCGGTCATGGGTGGATTAATTTCATGGGTTGGAAAGAGCCTGAAAAGACAAGCAACAGCGGCACAGGAGGAGTTGGGGAATTTATTTTCTTTGGTTGATGAAACCTTAAAATCGTCAAAGGTCATTAAAATTTTCAACGCAGATAAAATCCTGAAGAACAGATTCAACACCACTACAAATAACTGGCAGAAATACGCCATCGGAATGAGTCGCCGCCGGGAAATGGCCTCACCGATGAGTGAGTTTCTAGGCTCGGTTACCATCTTAATTATCACCTGGTTTGCCGGCGTTCAAATTTTAACAGAACAAACCATGGAACCTGAAACCTTTCTAGTTTTCATCGGTATGTTTTTCCAGATTTTAGATCCTTCGAAAAAATTAGCGAGTGCTATTTCTAATATTCAAGGAGGAATGGCGAGTTTAGACCGTGTAGCGGAAGTTTTAGATTATGATTTAAAAATTGATGAAGTAGAAAATCCGATTCCTATTTCAACTTTAAAATCTAAAATTGAATTTAAGAATATTGGATTTTTCTATGATAAAGACAATGTAATTTTAAAGAATTTTAACCTGACAATTCCAAAAGGAAAAACCATTGCACTTGTTGGTCAATCAGGTTCCGGGAAGACAACGATTGCTAATTTACTTGCCCGATTTTACGATGTTTCTGAAGGAGATATTTTAGTTGATGGTGAAAATATTAAAAATTTAAAAGTGACCGATTACCGAAATCTTTTGGGAATGGTGACGCAGGAATCTGTTTTATTTAATGATTCGGTTTTCAATAATATTCTCATGGGGAAACCCGATGCTACGGAAGAAGAAGTAATGGCGGCCGCGAAAATTGCCAACGCTCATGAATTCATTGATCATCTCCCGGAAAAATATTACACCAACATCGGTGATGACGGAAACAAACTTTCGGGCGGACAAAAACAAAGAGTTTCTATTGCGAGAGCAGTTCTAAAAAATCCACCGATTATGATTCTGGATGAAGCAACTTCTGCTTTGGATACCGAAAGCGAAAGATTTGTTCAGGATGCTTTAGAAAGAATGATGGAAAATCGGACTTCACTTGTGATTGCGCACCGTCTTTCAACCATTCAAAAAGCAGATTGGATTGTGGTTATGGAACGTGGGATTATTGTAGAGCAGGGAACGCATCAGGAATTATTCGAGCAAAAAGGAATGTACCGACGATTGGTTGAATTGCAAAATTTTGGGTAA
- the mutS gene encoding DNA mismatch repair protein MutS yields MAKEKKETPLMTQYNTIKAKYPDALLLFRVGDFYETFGTDAIRTSQILGIVLTKRANGEGHIELAGFPHHSVDSYLPKLVRAGLRVAICDQLEDPKGVKGIVKRGVTELVTPGVTFNEQVLTSKKNNFLLSIHKVKEKYGLALVDVSTGEFLTSEGNLEQLLHIVGTFDPSEIIYQRTTELPAQLKNRNSFKLEDWAFQYNYAYEKLTNHFKTNSLKGFGIEDLKLGIVAAGAIFAYLVEDTHHALLQHITKIKLIPKDDYLMMDHFTLRNLEIVYSSHHTGKSLLDIIDKTSTPMGGRLLRRRLILPLKSVNEINRRLDLIEFFNKEENLKYEILQLLKSISDLDRLMGKLAAEKISPKELGYLRHSLINIRTIKELLQPHDEVLTWLSPLINLEELIEYLVNYLNDELPVNISKGNVIKTGISEELDHLRGLQTKGKDFLDEMCDREVKRTGITSLKINFNNVFGYFIEVRNSHKDKVPEDWIRKQTLVNAERYITEELKEYEEQILGAEEKISKIEHLLYRQVCENVMIYIDQIQENSKIIAELDCGVGLSELAVSESYTKPVLNDGFEIDLKEARHPIIENALPLGEKYIPNDLFLSKDSQQIIMVTGPNMAGKSAILRQTAIICLMAQIGSFVPAKHAEIGVLDKIFTRVGATDNISSGESTFMVEMNEAANILNNISERSLILLDEIGRGTSTYDGVSIAWAIAEYLHQHPTQAKTLFATHYHELNEMTVNFERIKNFHVSIQEHKGSIIFLRKLLSGGSEHSFGIHVAKLAGMPAKVVNRANEVLKTLEKSRSHSGSKDSAKAITDESLQLSFFQLDDPVLENIREELLKMDINTLTPIEALMKLNSIKKMIGR; encoded by the coding sequence GTGGCAAAAGAAAAAAAAGAAACTCCTTTAATGACGCAGTACAATACCATCAAGGCGAAATATCCTGATGCGCTTTTGCTGTTTCGAGTCGGAGATTTCTACGAAACTTTCGGAACGGACGCAATTCGAACTTCGCAGATTTTAGGAATCGTTTTAACTAAAAGAGCCAACGGTGAAGGTCATATCGAACTCGCCGGTTTTCCGCATCATTCCGTAGATTCTTATTTGCCGAAACTCGTGAGAGCCGGACTTCGTGTGGCAATCTGCGATCAACTCGAAGATCCGAAAGGGGTTAAAGGAATTGTAAAACGCGGCGTGACCGAATTGGTAACTCCAGGCGTAACTTTCAACGAGCAGGTTTTAACATCGAAGAAAAATAACTTTTTACTTTCTATTCATAAAGTAAAAGAGAAATACGGATTAGCCTTGGTTGATGTTTCGACCGGAGAATTTTTAACTTCTGAAGGAAATCTCGAGCAATTACTTCATATCGTCGGCACTTTTGATCCGAGTGAAATTATTTATCAAAGAACAACCGAACTTCCTGCACAATTGAAAAACCGCAATTCTTTTAAATTAGAAGACTGGGCTTTTCAGTACAATTATGCCTACGAAAAACTGACCAATCATTTCAAAACCAATTCATTAAAAGGTTTCGGAATTGAAGATTTAAAATTAGGAATTGTCGCTGCCGGAGCGATCTTCGCTTATTTAGTTGAAGATACGCATCACGCACTTTTGCAGCATATTACCAAAATAAAACTGATTCCGAAAGATGATTATCTGATGATGGATCATTTTACGTTGCGGAATTTAGAAATCGTTTATTCAAGTCATCATACTGGAAAATCTTTGCTTGATATTATAGACAAAACTTCAACTCCGATGGGAGGAAGATTGTTGCGAAGAAGATTGATCTTGCCTTTAAAATCGGTCAATGAAATCAACAGAAGATTAGATCTCATTGAGTTTTTTAATAAAGAAGAGAACCTTAAATATGAGATTTTACAATTATTAAAATCCATTTCAGATTTAGACCGTTTGATGGGAAAACTGGCTGCGGAGAAAATCTCACCGAAAGAACTCGGATACCTGCGCCACAGTTTGATCAACATTCGAACTATTAAAGAATTGCTTCAGCCACATGATGAGGTTTTGACTTGGTTATCGCCTTTAATTAATCTGGAAGAACTCATTGAATATTTGGTTAATTATTTGAATGATGAACTTCCCGTTAATATTTCGAAAGGAAATGTAATTAAAACCGGAATTTCAGAAGAACTGGATCATTTGCGCGGACTTCAAACGAAAGGAAAAGACTTCCTGGATGAAATGTGTGACCGTGAAGTGAAACGTACCGGAATCACGAGTTTAAAAATTAACTTTAATAATGTTTTCGGGTATTTTATTGAAGTTCGTAATTCTCATAAAGATAAAGTTCCCGAAGATTGGATCCGCAAGCAAACTCTCGTGAATGCTGAAAGATATATCACCGAAGAACTGAAAGAATACGAAGAACAAATTCTCGGCGCGGAAGAAAAAATTTCAAAAATCGAACATTTGTTGTACCGGCAAGTTTGTGAAAATGTGATGATTTACATCGATCAAATTCAAGAGAATTCTAAAATTATTGCTGAACTCGATTGTGGCGTTGGATTGTCTGAACTCGCCGTTTCTGAATCTTATACAAAACCAGTTTTAAATGACGGTTTTGAAATCGATCTGAAAGAAGCGCGTCATCCTATTATTGAAAATGCTTTGCCATTGGGTGAAAAATACATTCCGAATGATTTGTTTTTATCCAAAGATTCGCAACAGATTATTATGGTGACCGGTCCGAATATGGCAGGTAAATCGGCGATTTTAAGACAGACAGCAATCATTTGTTTAATGGCTCAAATCGGTAGTTTTGTTCCTGCAAAACATGCTGAAATCGGAGTTTTAGATAAAATATTTACAAGAGTTGGCGCGACCGATAATATTTCTTCAGGCGAATCAACGTTCATGGTAGAAATGAATGAAGCCGCAAATATCCTGAATAATATTTCTGAAAGAAGTTTGATTCTTTTAGACGAAATCGGTCGAGGAACTTCCACCTACGACGGAGTTTCTATTGCTTGGGCGATTGCGGAATATCTGCATCAACATCCGACGCAGGCGAAGACTTTATTTGCTACACATTATCATGAACTCAATGAAATGACGGTGAATTTTGAAAGAATTAAAAACTTCCACGTTTCGATTCAGGAACATAAAGGAAGCATTATATTTTTAAGAAAATTATTGTCTGGCGGAAGTGAACACAGTTTCGGTATTCACGTGGCGAAGTTGGCGGGAATGCCTGCGAAAGTTGTAAATCGTGCAAACGAAGTTTTGAAAACTTTAGAAAAAAGCCGTTCACACAGCGGGTCCAAAGATTCCGCAAAAGCCATTACGGACGAAAGTCTGCAACTTTCTTTCTTTCAATTGGATGATCCTGTTTTAGAAAATATCCGCGAGGAATTATTGAAAATGGACATCAATACTTTGACGCCGATTGAAGCGTTGATGAAACTGAATTCTATTAAAAAGATGATTGGGAGATAG
- a CDS encoding RNA methyltransferase, with protein sequence MSSTKKLKLEELGRIDIETFKETKKTPLVVVLDNVRSMHNVGAIFRTADAFLIEKVVLCGITPQPPHREIHKAALGATESVDWVYEKDIVEALQNLKKENFKIVGIEQTTSSEVITDYSINKHEKYAVVLGNEVDGLSDDALPYYDTFLEIPQLGTKHSLNVSVCGGIVMWEFFKSL encoded by the coding sequence ATGTCATCCACAAAGAAACTGAAACTCGAAGAATTAGGAAGAATAGATATCGAAACCTTTAAAGAGACCAAAAAAACGCCGCTTGTTGTGGTTTTAGATAATGTCCGAAGCATGCATAACGTAGGTGCGATTTTCAGAACAGCCGATGCATTCTTAATAGAGAAAGTGGTTTTGTGTGGAATTACACCTCAACCACCACATCGCGAGATTCACAAAGCCGCTTTAGGCGCGACAGAAAGTGTAGATTGGGTTTATGAAAAAGACATTGTTGAAGCGTTACAAAATTTAAAAAAGGAAAACTTTAAAATTGTAGGAATTGAACAAACAACGAGTTCAGAAGTAATCACAGATTATTCAATTAATAAACACGAAAAGTATGCTGTGGTTTTAGGAAACGAAGTGGATGGCTTAAGCGACGATGCACTTCCGTATTACGACACTTTCCTGGAAATTCCGCAGTTGGGCACGAAACACTCTTTAAATGTTTCTGTGTGTGGCGGAATCGTGATGTGGGAATTCTTTAAATCACTTTAG
- a CDS encoding efflux transporter outer membrane subunit: protein MNKYFNIKILSVLFSAFVLTSCMTRENYERPSEAIDENLFRTDLLPKDSTSMATVSWREIFTDPVLQKHIAKALENNLDVRVALQNIAAADSYLKQSKAAYLPTLSAGPNYTFQTQSLNTQSGQLLGQRKYGDQFDISANVGWEVDVWGKLKAQQKAELANYLGTVSAHQAVKSDLVASVASAYYQLLTFDDQKKIINETIVLRNKNLETTQALKDAGTLTEVAVQQSQALVFNAEAMLLSIDVQISLLENTLSLLMGEPSHAIDRTTIDAQKMPVSLALGYPANLLENRPDVKAAEYRLMNAFELKNAAKAQFYPTLRLTGSGGITSGDIDQLFSASSLFANVVAGLTQPILNKRQIKTQYEVSMANKEIAYLNFRRSVLTAGKEVSDALNVYQSQDRFIGLKRKELEAYKNSVDYSQELVNYGLANYLEVINASVNKLNAELNISNAEYSKLDAGIELYRALGGGWR, encoded by the coding sequence ATGAATAAATACTTCAATATAAAAATACTTTCAGTTTTGTTTTCAGCGTTCGTTCTTACTTCATGTATGACGCGGGAAAATTATGAAAGACCCAGTGAAGCCATTGATGAAAACCTTTTCCGCACCGATCTGTTGCCGAAAGATTCTACGAGTATGGCAACGGTTTCATGGAGAGAAATTTTTACCGATCCTGTTTTGCAAAAGCATATTGCGAAAGCTTTAGAAAATAATTTGGATGTAAGAGTCGCATTGCAAAATATTGCTGCGGCAGATTCTTATTTAAAACAAAGTAAAGCAGCCTATTTGCCAACGCTCTCAGCGGGTCCGAATTACACCTTTCAAACGCAATCTTTAAATACGCAGTCCGGACAGTTACTGGGTCAAAGAAAATATGGAGATCAATTTGATATCTCGGCAAATGTCGGTTGGGAAGTTGATGTTTGGGGTAAATTAAAAGCCCAGCAGAAAGCAGAACTTGCCAATTATTTAGGGACTGTTTCCGCACATCAAGCGGTGAAAAGTGATTTGGTGGCATCAGTTGCTTCTGCTTATTACCAACTGCTGACCTTTGATGATCAGAAGAAAATTATTAATGAAACGATTGTTTTAAGAAATAAAAATCTTGAAACGACCCAAGCTTTAAAAGATGCCGGAACGCTTACGGAAGTGGCAGTCCAGCAAAGTCAGGCGCTCGTTTTCAACGCAGAAGCCATGTTGCTAAGTATTGATGTTCAAATTTCCCTGCTGGAAAACACCTTAAGTCTTTTAATGGGTGAACCTTCTCACGCGATAGATCGCACCACCATTGATGCGCAAAAGATGCCGGTAAGTTTAGCCTTAGGTTATCCCGCAAATCTGCTGGAAAATCGCCCGGATGTAAAAGCGGCAGAATATCGTTTGATGAATGCATTTGAATTAAAGAACGCGGCGAAAGCTCAGTTTTATCCAACTTTGAGATTGACTGGAAGTGGCGGAATTACCTCCGGAGATATCGATCAGCTGTTTAGTGCCAGTTCGCTTTTTGCTAATGTAGTGGCAGGTTTAACGCAACCAATTTTAAATAAAAGACAGATCAAAACTCAATATGAGGTGAGTATGGCAAATAAAGAAATCGCGTATCTTAATTTTAGAAGATCGGTTTTAACAGCTGGAAAAGAAGTTTCAGATGCATTGAATGTGTATCAGTCCCAAGACCGCTTTATCGGTTTGAAGAGAAAAGAATTGGAAGCCTATAAAAACTCCGTTGACTATTCACAGGAATTGGTAAACTACGGTTTAGCAAACTATCTGGAAGTGATCAATGCAAGTGTAAATAAGCTCAATGCAGAATTGAATATTTCCAACGCTGAATATTCGAAGTTGGATGCTGGAATTGAATTGTACCGCGCACTTGGTGGTGGTTGGAGATAA